A genomic window from Sphingomonas taxi includes:
- a CDS encoding efflux RND transporter periplasmic adaptor subunit — MPNILPFPVRLIATGLTLACAGCSPEPIASPRPDTTLVDTVTIHHAGGRTASFDGIVRPRRDLALGFKTGGRVLALTVQVGDHVRAGQVLARLSRNAAIADSGQARAELAAASAEAVRADEAARRAAGLDGIGALSTAEVRDRALAASAATAKRAAAAAAVAHSRATLADALLVAPEDGVVTERTVEPGIVVEAGSPVVRLAAGAPEIEVRLPERAHPAVGTLADASFWSAPDTIAEVRLRLIGPAADGALRLRTARFALLRDVALIPFNSSATVTLRTPDADATVRVPLTALGARGGRPHVWSLSMAGDRVHRRPVRLVDLRGDDAIVAGLRDGERIVASGGDTLSEGQRVVMTGVVPGGN, encoded by the coding sequence ATGCCGAATATTCTCCCTTTCCCGGTCAGGCTGATCGCCACCGGTCTGACCCTTGCCTGCGCCGGCTGTTCCCCCGAGCCGATCGCATCGCCGCGGCCCGACACCACGCTGGTCGATACCGTCACGATCCATCATGCCGGCGGGCGCACCGCCTCGTTCGACGGCATCGTGCGTCCACGCCGCGATCTCGCGCTCGGCTTCAAGACGGGGGGTCGGGTGCTCGCGTTGACGGTGCAGGTCGGCGACCATGTCCGCGCCGGGCAGGTGCTCGCCCGTCTGTCGCGCAACGCGGCGATCGCCGATAGCGGACAGGCGCGCGCCGAACTGGCGGCGGCGAGTGCCGAGGCGGTGCGGGCCGACGAGGCGGCACGACGCGCGGCGGGGCTGGACGGAATCGGTGCGCTGTCGACCGCCGAGGTGCGCGACCGCGCGCTGGCCGCCAGCGCCGCCACGGCGAAGCGCGCTGCGGCCGCGGCGGCAGTCGCGCATAGCCGCGCGACGCTCGCCGACGCGCTGCTGGTCGCGCCGGAGGACGGGGTGGTGACCGAACGCACGGTGGAGCCCGGCATCGTCGTCGAGGCCGGCAGCCCCGTCGTCCGGCTCGCGGCGGGCGCTCCCGAAATCGAGGTGCGCCTGCCCGAGCGGGCGCATCCGGCCGTCGGCACGCTGGCGGATGCGAGCTTCTGGTCGGCGCCCGATACGATCGCCGAGGTACGGCTGCGGCTCATCGGACCGGCGGCCGACGGCGCGCTGCGCCTCCGCACCGCGCGGTTCGCGTTGCTCCGCGACGTCGCGTTGATCCCGTTCAACAGTTCGGCCACCGTCACGCTGCGAACGCCCGATGCCGATGCGACCGTCCGTGTGCCGCTGACCGCGCTCGGCGCGCGCGGCGGCCGGCCGCACGTCTGGTCGCTGTCGATGGCCGGCGACCGCGTCCATCGCCGGCCGGTGCGGCTCGTCGATCTGCGCGGCGACGACGCGATCGTGGCCGGACTGCGCGACGGCGAACGGATCGTCGCGAGCGGCGGCGATACGCTGTCCGAGGGGCAGCGCGTCGTCATGACCGGCGTCGTCCCGGGCGGCAATTGA